gttttgttaAGGTTATACGAGAGCGTCTAGTTCTCGTTTGGAccttgaattgagaatttttagGTAATCCATATATATAACATCACCATATAATATTTCTAATTATTTTCATTCGTGCTATTATGTATAACGAACATCTGGATAAAATATTGAAAAGCATTCAAAACTGTAAAATTTAGCAGGAAATAATGGTATGAAATTATCGATGAGGCGTGGGCCATGTGTTTGCTGTGAGAGAAGGCCGATTAAAGCATGTGAAACCCTTGTTTATCTGCCCCCACCACAAATAAATACATTTATATACCATCAACGTTTTATATATCATGTACTGTTTTATTAAAAGATATAGCTGATTATACTGATCTagctcaaattttttaaatttcacgATATTTTATGTGTTAGATGTCAATTGCTAACATAATCTTCATAAAGAATGCATtccgacacacacacacacacacacacacacacacacacacacatatatatatatatatatatatatatatatatatatatagaggatGCATAGAAGGGACCATTAAGTATGTTGCTTATGGTGACAACTAACATGACTACCACATTAAGTCCATCCCGGATAAAGCCTACCGAGGAGACACCAACTTGGACCATTTGCTCCCTCTATTAAATTCCGTAGGTCCCTTATATCTCACCCATGCCTCCTAAAGGGTTATCGAGTTTCTAAACATAAATCTTCGCTCCAAATTCTAACAGTGCTTGCTAGATAATTGATCTTTACATGAATATCGTCTCAATTTAATTGGGTCATCGAGTTACGTACACAAATTGCTACAGATAGGCTCGCATGTCAAAGAGTCTTGTAACAATTTGAGACGAGAATTAGCACAACTTGGAAGGAAAATATACATGTCTTGCCTCACCTACTAGATAGCTTATCCGGCTTCGATCGATGATTCCCGGAATTTTATGTAGTTGTTGTATTTAGCTGAAATGATTCGATTTAGATTGAATATATTATTTGAAggagtgtgtctcatgtgagaccgtctcacggatcttaatatgtgagacgagtcaaccttgcccatcttcaaaataaaaagtaatactcttagcataaaaaatattattttttcgatgacccaaataagatatctgtctcacgaatacgacccgtgagaccgtctcacacaagtttttgcttattTGAAGAGTAACATCAATGTTGGATATGTTCGAAATCATTATGATTAATAGTAAATTGATAAGAAATCAATTCGAAATCCCCTAAATTATGGGAactaattataaattttgtttaGAATAATGAATATGGAATCTAAATGACTCAATCCAAACGCAATTTGATTCCCATTCTAAAGGCTATCTAGCAATCAAATTTTTTCCAAATGACTAACTAAATTCATTGTAAGCATCTTTATCGAAATAGGGTAATAACAACTTTCATCCCGTAAATATCTTCCGTACGAAATTTTATACAGTATATTTTGAAAgagaataatttttaaattatttgttgAATAAAATTATGGGTCCCCATTAATAAACATTATCGTAAGATTATTATTCATATTCGCGTGTGACTTGAAAGCTCGATATGTTTACATTGAGGGCTAATTAGTTGTTGAAGGTCAATGAAAGTCACGTTTGCCCTATAGATATTGAAAACAAGAATAAGTCTCTGTGAGACGGACTTACgattttttatctgtgagacaggtcaactctaccgatattcacaataaaaactaatatcATACCGCATCCTAGAAAGATTACTATTCCAGATTTTACATTAAATACTAGTGAATTAAGTTTCTTTGTAATATCTAATCATTATCCCATCAAGGTGACCGTCATAAATAACTTTGGTATCTTTGCTCAAGAACTAGGGTTACAATACCCCACTTTTTTTAAGCTTTGTTCGTTTCCGAACCGAACTCATCGGTTCAAGTCTTGATTATGGAACTACATATATACAAGTTGACCAAATATTTATCATCCTCCCTCACTTTCAAATGAAAACTATTTTAAATTTCACACAAAATCATCCCATATTATTTTAATCTCATATTTAATAAGTCAAAACTCTACATACACAGCTAGATATACGATAcgtgaaattttattttgattttccaTTTAGCATAGAAGATTTTCATGTGAATATCAAGTTTTATTTCAAGTTTTGACAGATATCAATTTCAAGTTTCTAGAGGAATCGATCGAGCCAAATTTTGCATACTTATGTCACATCAAGTTTATCATAGATCTACAGACAATAATGATTGATTGAAAATATGATTCTTGTTCGGTTTTATATCGAGAACCATAATACTATATTTGGTTAATTGATTgtatgatatatattttatgtgCAAGCTTTATGATTTTTTTCAAACGCTTCCCCCGAATTATTGAATCTGGCTATCATTTACACGACTTCTATGCATATATGTGAtatttttgtgttatttttaatttaatattttttataatagcTTTTTTATATCAAGAATGATACAACCATTTAAATAATCAaaaatttggataaatattaaaaaaatatttagtagttttaaatttttgaaaattagatATGATAATTATGAAGGAATAAATGAATTTACTAAAATGGATTTTTgtactattttttattaaatgaaaataaaatactataattttgttgatattttaaaaaatcaaccATTATACCAAAGTTCGTTATTCTAAATGTTTCAAACTTAATAAGATAGTGTGTGTGTATCTCGATTAGATTTTATGTACCTAGTTGATGTTCTGATTAAGTCgaatttctttaaaaatatctctataacaattcattaaaaaatttattagtaAGTTTATTGTGAtacagtctcacgaattttcATCTAATCTATTAGATGAGTAACTCTgcccatatttaaataattaagtaaTACTTCAAGAttaaaagtaatacattttcatacTCCAAATAGGATCGTAAGACCATCACACGGAAATTTTTGTgtaaatttaaaagtaaataacaTTAAGAACTTAGAAAATATATTCGgtttctctaaataacaaataaaaattatgtaaatcaAGGGACAACTCATAAACTCCCTAGACTAACCCAATTTAAAGTGAATTCGTAAATATTCATGGgataaacataaaatattatgtttcgACCGCGGAGTCAACTTATGCATGCAAAGATAGACGCCTTAATTCGAAAGACAATTGTACATATAATTTtagtttaaaattaaaaaaaaaagcataAAACGCAATTTTTTCGAAGAATCGTACTCATCTCCATCGTGCCCCCTTAAATAATCAATATAActtgacaaaaaaaaatatcaaaattttgatatgtttcacatatttatgatttaaggtcCCATGCAAGCTTGTTCTAGTCTTTGATGTTTCTTTCAGATGTAGCCAATATTTGTCAACATTTATGGTAATCGATGCTGTCACAAGTAACAATCAAGCATGTAGTGTAGCAACGTCAAATGATCCGAGCATGGGAGCTGATAAACTTGCACACAATTATTGAATAATCCATCAATTTCAACCCAATTCGTGACTCCTTGTTCTATCTTAACTAGCCTTATATTACATGGGACTACTCCAGCCAGCTGAGATTGATGTCGATTATTTTGTTTGAACTCACTTTAATGCTCTAGCTAGgtgttaattaattatttccCATTTTCATTTCAACTTGCAAGAAAATTTCCAGGCTTTATCTTGCATTTAAGTATCAATCAAGTCGATACGGATTTGATGTATAATTCAGCATCTAACACATCAtagagtaggtttcttgtgagacgatctcacgaatctttatctgtgagattgatcgatcctatcgatattcacaataaaaataatacttttagcataaaaaataatattttttcatgaatgacccaaataagagactcgtctcataaaatacgactcgtggggaccgtctcacacaagtttttgcccacaTCATAATACTATGAATCATATATACGGTAAAATATTATTACGAAATTTAATTTTCCGAACATTAATTacatatttgtatttttataatcAACTTGGTCATTGGAGAACTTATCTAGTACGAAGATTTTTTAACAACAATTTAGGTAATTGGTGAGAAAACTATGGTCATATGGCCACCAAAATCGAAGAAATGGCACGAACACTTGTCTTGTGGAGGAAAAGATTTGTACCAAAGAAGAGGAACACTAATGATCAACCAAATGATTAACATTTGATGATCATGTTGGCACATCCGAATCATCTTGATCatataatttcaaatttcaagtTAGTTGGaatcaaaattatttttgtaTGTAACTCTCTTTTTTTTGGTTTCAATAAAAGTaataaatatatgtttatttttgttGCCACTAAGGAAACCATAGTACATGGCTTATTCCCACCATGTTCATGTGCCTCCTCAAAAGGAAAATTTAACAAAGTTGAGAGAAATTTATAGTGGGCCTACTGGCCCATACAGTCTTATTGAAGCGTAAAACTAGGAGTGTTTATTAGAGATATAAATGGGCTTTTTTATTATGTTATTCTATTATTCAAAtgcgtaagttcaccaaatggtGTAAACCCATTTAATTAGCGTAGCTTGGGCCAATTTTGGGTTTAACTTTGGGCTTAAGGCATGCACGGCCCAAATAGGACTTTCTTGTTATAGCCCACTTATCGAAAAGGAAGGCCCATTGATTATACTAACAATTAGCTTTTCACTaccgataataataataataataataataacaacgacaataataaataataataataaatatatatatatatatatatatatatagcattaAATATAATCTGACCTCTGGTCTCAAACTTAGACATGAGAGCATGATAAAGTCCATGCGCACGGGTAACTTTCATTTCGTAGATGGAAGTGTTTTCCCGGCCAGTTTCCGGCAGGTTGAACTCAATTTTAATTGTAATAAATTTGGGGTTCAGAAACTGAAATCCAGTTACAACAAACTTATTTTGCAAAATTAAGTTATAATGTGACTCAAGGTAGGAAAAATCCAATCAATCAGTGCGCGAGTAGACTCGACTCATTCTGGAGTCTGTACCCCTACTCTCCCCGTTCAATGTAACTCAATTTCGAACTGTTACAACTAAAGCCAGTTTACGTCAGTGGTTGAACACCCTTCCACCAAATCATGAAAGCTCAGCCTTCTTATGACCTCTTCCCCAGCGGCGTTGACGAGCCCTCCTCTTCCTTCCATCTATTTTTGCCTTGGCTTTCTCTTTCAAATCTCTTTCACCCCGTCTTTTATACATTTTGAACGTCACTTGTCTCTCTGCGGCCATTTCCCTTACTTTCTCTGTAATCTCAGCTGCAATTTGTCTGTTATACAGCTTCCTCAGACCTCGCATTAGCTTTGCAAATGTATCAGGCTGAGGCATCAAGCCGGCATCCATCATATCCAAACAGTAAAAGCAAGCGTCTTTCACATGACCATTCGAAAACAGAGCATGAATCCAAATCGTCCATGCATACACATTAAGCTCGCATACTCTACTTGTCATACAACTCCATACATCTTTAGCCATCTGAATCATCTCTGCTCTCAAAAGGGAATTCAACAGGCCCTTCAAAGTCCCGTACTGGGGAACGGCCAGAAGGCCTCTATTGACCATTTCTTTGAAGTAATCACAAGATTCAACTAAGCATCCTTGCTCAATGAGCCCATTAATCAAAATGACAAAGGTGTCAACTCCAGGGCTGAATCCATTTGTCTCTATTTCGTTCATAACTTTTATAGCTTGTTTAGTCTCCCCAAGCTTGCATGCCAATCTGATTATGATACCATAAATGATCAGGTCAGGCAAAACATCAATCTTCCGCATCTCCTCCAAAAGCTCCTGGCACTCCTCCAATTCTTGCTTTTTCTCATGAGCTAACATGATATGCATATAAGTTGTCTGATTTGGTGTATGCCCTTTCCGTATCATAGCATCTAAAAGCTCGTACCCTTTATCAATCTTGCCCCACTTACAAAAGCCACTTATCAAAGTTGTGTACACAATAATATCAGACTCACACCCAGCATTTTCCATATCCATAAACACTCTCATTGCCTCTACCATTTTTTCTCGAGCGCAAAGGGCCTGAATCACGATGGTATGTGAAGTTGCAGTTGGCTCACAACCACTACTCCTCATCTCTTGCAAAAGATGGAAAGCATCAACCATTTTCCCTGCCCCAGAATATCCTTGAAGCAAATTGTTATAAACTACTATATCAGGCTCAAAACCTGCTTCCCTCATTTTCACCAACACAGATTTTGCTTCCATCAGCTTTCCTTCTTTACACCAACCATACAACAGAGATGTAAAGTGCTTGATAGTTGGATTGAATCTAATCTTCATATCCTCAAACAGCAAAGCAGCTTCCTTTACACTGCCATTCTTACACAAGGCATCCAACAAGCACCCAAAAACATACTCATCAGGTTCATGCCCATACTTGGGCATCTCGTCCAACACTTCAATAGCCTTTTTCACCATTCTTGCAGAAGCAAATCTCCTCATTAGAACAACAAAAACATCTGGAGTCAGAAGCTGAGGATTTTCTTTCCTCATCTCCTCAATGAGAGCCCAGACAGCTCCAAATTGTCTCATTTTCCCTAAAACCTTAATGATTGATTTGTACACGTCGTAGCTATGCCTGTAACCTGGCTGCTTTGACGCCCACACAAAGAATCTGTATCCTAAATTCCCAGCATCACCACAGCGGTTAACAACCCTTTCAGTTAACCCAGCCCTGACCACTATACCAGATTCTTGCAATGCAAGCTCCAATTTCGGGACTCTAGAGTGAAATTTCCGTAATATTCTGTATACCTTTTCAACTTCAGCAGAATATTCATCATAGGGTGGTACCAGACTTTCCTTAGGTAATTCTATTTCATTCTTGAGGTGGATGAGACCAAAACCTTCTCTTGGTTCGTGTACTGCTTCGAAGATTCCATTTGGTATGGTTGGATGCTCGGGCTCAAGAGTTTGTGCGATATGTGATGCCACCTGGGGCGAACCCACGAATGAAGAGGcggaaaagagagaaaaattcaacAGTTTATGATATTGAAAATAAAGAACAGATAATTTCTTCGAAGCGACTCTCTGCATTTCTATGGCAACAATAAAATTCTAGTATTGGCAACACCGGAGACTGCCAGCTTCGTCGTCTATTACATCATGGATCACCCGTTCAATAATTCAATTTCCTTCAACAAAAATTCCAATTCCAAAATATTAAAGGAGGCGAAATATCAATATGAAGTCTTTCTCCTCTAAATCTTTTCCCCAAATTTTCGTGCCTATATTGGCAAAACCCAAAAACCAATAAATCTCAATCCCAAACTCGGCAAAACAAAAACGATTAGAGATAAGAAATAAAAACAAGAAACGCAGTAGACTAGCACTACAGACCGATCAATTGCAGCAGTCGCTTCAGTTACTCGTGAGACGACTATTCTTTGGAGAGAGAAAAAGGGACGGAGCCAAAATCTGTCTTAGTTGCGCAATCTGCAATTTGCCTTGAGCCTTGCAAAATCTGAAAATCACCACAGAAGCAGAAGGATCATGAGGTGCGATTGTTAGCTTAATTTGACGAAAAATAATTCAGTAGGCCACCTGAGCGTAAGACGTAGATCTGTAGAACAAACAAAGTAATTTGCTGGACTGGGCAATAAACAGAAGCCGGCGATGGACATAATTCGCAAGGGGCGGTGCAGGACGGAGGCGGGGAACCAGTTGTATATGTTTCCGATTTTCACTTTAAATTGAGTAAAATTCTTTTTCACCGTAAGATTTAAAAAGTGATAATTTCCAAGTTATTTCAAACCTCCGGTGGTAGGCCTCTTGAAAAGTTAAATAAAGGGAAAGTTAAATGAAGGGGTCGAGATCTCCCTTTATTTAACTTtctcattatttttttaaaatttattaatatatattttttaaagcaAATTCTAAGATAGACTTAATCACATcagaattttctttttaaaaaaaaaaggatgTATAACTTTAtctacaaaaacaaaataaaacaaaatgtaGTCAGAAACTAGAAACCGACAATCTTTGAAGATCAAACTCTAACTAGAAATATCATGTCTGAATCTTGTGATCATCGATAACTGAAAAATACATCAATGATATAAAAACCAATATCAACAAGGGTATTCTGATTTCTTGAAGTTCATCCCCATGTAAGTATAATTAGATTACAACCAACTGCAAGACATTTCACTTCAGCAAAAATTTGAAGAGCAAGCCAGCAATTTTAGCACCACCACTGCACAAACAACAACAGCAAAACACAAGCAGACAAAAAAGAGTGTAAAATACAAGAAATGAGCCGTTCAGTTTCTGGAAAATGAAACACGCAAACGT
This is a stretch of genomic DNA from Primulina eburnea isolate SZY01 chromosome 11, ASM2296580v1, whole genome shotgun sequence. It encodes these proteins:
- the LOC140806105 gene encoding putative pentatricopeptide repeat-containing protein At5g65820 — its product is MQRVASKKLSVLYFQYHKLLNFSLFSASSFVGSPQVASHIAQTLEPEHPTIPNGIFEAVHEPREGFGLIHLKNEIELPKESLVPPYDEYSAEVEKVYRILRKFHSRVPKLELALQESGIVVRAGLTERVVNRCGDAGNLGYRFFVWASKQPGYRHSYDVYKSIIKVLGKMRQFGAVWALIEEMRKENPQLLTPDVFVVLMRRFASARMVKKAIEVLDEMPKYGHEPDEYVFGCLLDALCKNGSVKEAALLFEDMKIRFNPTIKHFTSLLYGWCKEGKLMEAKSVLVKMREAGFEPDIVVYNNLLQGYSGAGKMVDAFHLLQEMRSSGCEPTATSHTIVIQALCAREKMVEAMRVFMDMENAGCESDIIVYTTLISGFCKWGKIDKGYELLDAMIRKGHTPNQTTYMHIMLAHEKKQELEECQELLEEMRKIDVLPDLIIYGIIIRLACKLGETKQAIKVMNEIETNGFSPGVDTFVILINGLIEQGCLVESCDYFKEMVNRGLLAVPQYGTLKGLLNSLLRAEMIQMAKDVWSCMTSRVCELNVYAWTIWIHALFSNGHVKDACFYCLDMMDAGLMPQPDTFAKLMRGLRKLYNRQIAAEITEKVREMAAERQVTFKMYKRRGERDLKEKAKAKIDGRKRRARQRRWGRGHKKAELS